A portion of the Echeneis naucrates chromosome 5, fEcheNa1.1, whole genome shotgun sequence genome contains these proteins:
- the zmynd8 gene encoding protein kinase C-binding protein 1 isoform X5: MHPQSVPEEEEKEIGEEMEISTRSKALKDPWVCRPVLCNLQVLSAVSDTASTERVAQKRKMPSPSHSSNGHSSAETSPCPVKKKKKPGAVSSSKDQDGRNDFYCWLCHREGQVLCCELCPRVYHAKCLKLPAEPEGDWFCPECEKITVAECIETQSKAMMMLTIDQLSYLLKFALQKMKQPGDHPRLSSRSPHAASTQRKTFNWTEPFQKPVSLEQHPDYAEYIFHPMDLCTLEKNIKKKMYGCTEAFLADAKWILHNCIIYNGGNHKLTATAKVIVKICEHEMNEIEVCPECYLSACQKRDNWFCEPCSNPHPLVWAKLKGFPFWPAKALRDKDGQVDARFFGQHDRAWVPLNNCYLMSKEIPFSVKKTKSIFNSAMQEMEVYVENMKKKFGVFNYAPFRTPYTPDNNFQMLLDPSNPSSTPVKSDKQEKIKLSFDMTASPKIPLARTMLSGPGVGGGSVGRRFPLSDMPRSPMSTNSSAHTGSDGEQETADKSQVKATISQYSAGEDSMDCTVSPAPPRPGPAGSSLDSPKPFHSQASGLSKQEKAPQTGSILNLNLDRSKAEMDLKELSETVQQKQGTTPVLTSPKRQIKSRFQLNLDKTIESCKAQLGIDEISVDVYKGVEHSDSEDSDKSETSDSEYASDDEQKTKDGQDAAPNDEAPKDPTKTKVKDQSSPRQDKEGKDDTLVPSESATADATSTALDTPSNEKINSDSEKESPEKTKASPASPAPRDKAHVKEEAKQPVPVEDSDSERELVIDLGEDQGGKDRKRSRKETATVKDMPSGKSEGKALTPSTVPSENSAALSTPSSVSTQSSLAIPVNMVSFTTPSPATISLTTVSSATATPPSSSSSSLASTTPALKKQRPLLPRETVPVVQRAVVWNPTAKFQTSSQKWHMQKVQRQQQNQQPVATTQIQASSPRQGQSQVVTQAQTGNVSTAVSSSSAQQSSQSTRYQTRQAVKAVQQKDAPLSTSTSAVTLVSGSPASVAMMAASSLGAATSSSPVATDQYIPTASADVAADIAKYTNKIMDAIKGTMTEIYNDLSKSTSGNTIAEIRRLRIEIEKLQWLHQQELSEMKHNLELTMAEMRQSLEQERERLVTEVKKQMEMEKQQAVDETKKKQWCANCRKEAIFYCCWNTSYCDYPCQQAHWPEHMKSCTQSATAPQQEPEAESTADLPNKGLGQTSSGPNTLRDTPVSAPTDKDCDVEKSADSVAVTLS, translated from the exons GACGGCAGGAATGACTTCTACTGCTGGCTGTGCCACCGCGAGGGTCAGGTGCTCTGCTGTGAGCTCTGCCCCAGGGTGTACCACGCCAAGTGCCTCAAACTACCAGCCGAGCCTGAGGGCGACTGGTTCTGTCCGGAGTGTGAG AAAATAACAGTTGCCGAGTGCATAGAGACTCAGAGCAAAGCCATGATGATGCTAACTATAGACCAGCTGTCTTACCTCCTAAAATTTGCCCTTCAGAAGATGAAACAACCAGGT GATCATCCCCGCTTGTCATCTCGCTCCCCCCATGCAGCTTCCACGCAGAGAAAGACTTTTAATTGG ACTGAACCTTTCCAGAAACCTGTCTCTCTTGAACAGCATCCAGATTATGCGgaatacatttttcatccaATGGATCTTTGCACACTTGAGAAG AATATTAAAAAGAAGATGTATGGCTGCACAGAGGCCTTCTTGGCAGATGCTAAATGGATTTTGCACAACTGTATTATATACAATGGAG GCAATCACAAACTGACAGCTACAGCTAAAGTGATTGTAAAAATTTGTGAACATGAG ATGAATGAAATTGAAGTTTGTCCTGAGTGTTATCTGTCTGCTTGCCAAAAGAGAGACAACTGGTTTTGTGAGCCTTGT AGTAACCCACACCCTCTAGTGTGGGCCAAGCTGAAAGGATTTCCATTTTGGCCAGCAAAAGCTCTGCGGGACAAAGACGGACAAGTGGACGCTCGCTTCTTTGGTCAACATGACAG GGCATGGGTTCCTTTAAACAACTGCTACCTCATGTCCAAAGAGATTCCATTTTCTGTGAAGAAGACCAAAAGCATCTTCAACAGTGCCATGCAAGAGATGGAGGTTTATGTGGAGAACATGAAGAAGAAGTTTGGAGTTTTCAACTATGCCCCTTTTAGGACACCCTACACTCCTGACAATAATTTTCAGATGCTGCTTGATCCCTCCAACCCCTCGTCCACTCCAGTCAAATCtgacaaacaggagaaaatCAAGCTAAGCTTTGACATGACAGCATCACCCAAGATTCCTTTGGCGAGGACCATGTTGTCTGGGCCTGGGGTGGGAGGGGGCAGTGTTGGCCGGCGCTTCCCACTCAGTGACATGCCTCGCTCCCCCATGAGCACCAACTCCTCTGCTCATACTGGTTCAGATGGGGAACAGGAGACAGCAGACAAGTCACAAGTTAAAGCCACAATCAGCCAATACAGTGCAGGAGAAGACTCCATGGACTGTACAG TATCACCTGCTCCTCCACGACCTGGTCCTGCAGGCAGTTCATTGGACAGCCCTAAACCATTCCACTCTCAAGCTTCTGGTCTTTCTAAGCAGGAGAAGGCACCACAAACAGGAAGCATTCTGAACCTAAATCTAG ATCGAAGCAAAGCAGAAATGGACCTGAAGGAGCTGAGTGAAACAGTTCAGCAGAAGCAAGGAACGACACCAGTCCTCACGTCCCCGAAAAGACAGATTAAGAGTCGTTTCCAGCTGAACCTGGACAAAACCATTGAGAGTTGCAAAGCACAGTTGG gTATTGATGAAATCTCTGTTGACGTATATAAAGGTGTTGAACACAGTGACTCAGAAGACTCTGATAAATCTGAGACGAGTGACAGTGAGTATGCCAGTGATGATGAGCAAAAGACCAAGGATGGCCAGGATGCAGCACCAAATGATGAAGCTCCGAAAGACCCTACTAAAACTAAGGTTAAAGACCAATCTTCCCCAAGGCAAGATAAGGAGGGCAAAGACGATACACTTGTCCCATCTGAGTCTGCAACAGCCGATGCCACTTCAACAGCATTAGACACCCCAtctaatgagaaaataaactcTGATTCAGAAAAAGAGAGCCCAGAGAAGACCAAAGCATCTCCAGCATCACCTGCTCCCAGAGACAAGGCTCATGTGAAAGAAGAAGCAAAGCAGCCTGTGCCAGTAGAAGACTCTGACTCTGAAAGGGAGCTAGTTATTGACCTTGGAGAAGATCAGGgaggcaaagacagaaagaggagcaggaaagaaacTGCCACTGTCAAAGACATGCCCTCTGGTAAATCTGAAG GTAAAGCCCTGACCCCGTCCACGGTACCATCTGAAAACAGTGCAGCACTTTCCACACCCTCCAGCGTTTCCACACAGTCCTCATTGGCCATTCCTGTCAACATGGTCTCCTTCACAACTCCCTCTCCCGCAACCATAAGCCTTACAACTGTGTCCAGTGCTACAGCAACACCcccgtcttcctcctcctcctctttggccTCAACAACTCCAGCATTGAAGAAGCAGCGCCCCCTGCTGCCTAGAGAGACTGTGCCAGTGGTGCAAAGAGCTGTAGTGTGGAATCCTACTGCCAAGTTTCAGACTTCCTCACAGAAATGGCACATGCAGAAGGTGCAGCGTCAGCAACAGAACCAGCAACCTGTGGCAACCACTCAAATTCAGGCATCATCACCCAGGCAAGGCCAATCCCAGGTAGTGACCCAGGCACAGACTGGGAATGTCTCAACAGCAGTATCATCATCCTCAGCACAGCAGTCTTCACAGAGCACTCGTTATCAGACCAGGCAGGCTGTCAAAG CTGTTCAACAAAAAGACGCTCCACTCAGCACATCTACATCCGCTGTCACCCTGGTATCTGGTAGTCCAGCTTCTGTTGCCATGATGGCAGCATCAAGTCTTGGCGCAGCTACCTCATCTTCACCAGTGGCAACAGACCAGTATATCCCCACTGCTTCTGCAGATGTGGCTGCAGACATCgccaaatacacaaataaa ATAATGGATGCAATCAAAGGTACAATGACTGAAATCTACAATGATCTTTCTAAGAGTACTTCAGGGAACACAATAGCTGAG ATAAGACGACTGAgaattgaaatagaaaaattacAATGGCTGCATCAGCAGGAGTTGTCAGAAATGAAGCACAATCTTG AGCTGACAATGGCAGAGATGAGGCAAAGTCTAgaacaggagagggagaggttgGTGACTGAGGTGAAGAAacagatggagatggagaagcAACAAGCAGTAgatgaaacaaagaagaagcagTGGTGTGCTAACTGCAGGAAAGAGGccatcttctactgctgctGGAACACTAGCTACTGTGATTACCCCTGTCAACAAGCTCACTGGCCAGAACACATGAAGTCCTGCACTCAGTCAG CTACAGCCCCACAGCAAGAACCTGAGGCTGAGTCGACAGCAGACCTCCCAAACAAAGGGTTAGGGCAGACTAGCAGTGGCCCAAACACTCTCAGAGACACGCCAGTCTCTGCACCAACAGACAAAGACTGTGACGTGGAGAAGAGTGCTGACAGTGTCGCTGTCACGTTGTCATAA
- the zmynd8 gene encoding protein kinase C-binding protein 1 isoform X3 yields MHPQSVPEEEEKEIGEEMEISTRSKVSDTASTERVAQKRKMPSPSHSSNGHSSAETSPCPVKKKKKPGAVSSSKDQSELRHGPFYYVKQPALTTDPVDVVPQDGRNDFYCWLCHREGQVLCCELCPRVYHAKCLKLPAEPEGDWFCPECEKITVAECIETQSKAMMMLTIDQLSYLLKFALQKMKQPGDHPRLSSRSPHAASTQRKTFNWTEPFQKPVSLEQHPDYAEYIFHPMDLCTLEKNIKKKMYGCTEAFLADAKWILHNCIIYNGGNHKLTATAKVIVKICEHEMNEIEVCPECYLSACQKRDNWFCEPCSNPHPLVWAKLKGFPFWPAKALRDKDGQVDARFFGQHDRAWVPLNNCYLMSKEIPFSVKKTKSIFNSAMQEMEVYVENMKKKFGVFNYAPFRTPYTPDNNFQMLLDPSNPSSTPVKSDKQEKIKLSFDMTASPKIPLARTMLSGPGVGGGSVGRRFPLSDMPRSPMSTNSSAHTGSDGEQETADKSQVKATISQYSAGEDSMDCTVSPAPPRPGPAGSSLDSPKPFHSQASGLSKQEKAPQTGSILNLNLDRSKAEMDLKELSETVQQKQGTTPVLTSPKRQIKSRFQLNLDKTIESCKAQLGIDEISVDVYKGVEHSDSEDSDKSETSDSEYASDDEQKTKDGQDAAPNDEAPKDPTKTKVKDQSSPRQDKEGKDDTLVPSESATADATSTALDTPSNEKINSDSEKESPEKTKASPASPAPRDKAHVKEEAKQPVPVEDSDSERELVIDLGEDQGGKDRKRSRKETATVKDMPSGKSEGKALTPSTVPSENSAALSTPSSVSTQSSLAIPVNMVSFTTPSPATISLTTVSSATATPPSSSSSSLASTTPALKKQRPLLPRETVPVVQRAVVWNPTAKFQTSSQKWHMQKVQRQQQNQQPVATTQIQASSPRQGQSQVVTQAQTGNVSTAVSSSSAQQSSQSTRYQTRQAVKAVQQKDAPLSTSTSAVTLVSGSPASVAMMAASSLGAATSSSPVATDQYIPTASADVAADIAKYTNKIMDAIKGTMTEIYNDLSKSTSGNTIAEIRRLRIEIEKLQWLHQQELSEMKHNLELTMAEMRQSLEQERERLVTEVKKQMEMEKQQAVDETKKKQWCANCRKEAIFYCCWNTSYCDYPCQQAHWPEHMKSCTQSATAPQQEPEAESTADLPNKGLGQTSSGPNTLRDTPVSAPTDKDCDVEKSADSVAVTLS; encoded by the exons TCAGAACTAAGACATGGTCCCTTTTACTATGTGAAGCAGCCAGCACTCACCACAGACCCTGTTGATGTTGTACCGCAGGACGGCAGGAATGACTTCTACTGCTGGCTGTGCCACCGCGAGGGTCAGGTGCTCTGCTGTGAGCTCTGCCCCAGGGTGTACCACGCCAAGTGCCTCAAACTACCAGCCGAGCCTGAGGGCGACTGGTTCTGTCCGGAGTGTGAG AAAATAACAGTTGCCGAGTGCATAGAGACTCAGAGCAAAGCCATGATGATGCTAACTATAGACCAGCTGTCTTACCTCCTAAAATTTGCCCTTCAGAAGATGAAACAACCAGGT GATCATCCCCGCTTGTCATCTCGCTCCCCCCATGCAGCTTCCACGCAGAGAAAGACTTTTAATTGG ACTGAACCTTTCCAGAAACCTGTCTCTCTTGAACAGCATCCAGATTATGCGgaatacatttttcatccaATGGATCTTTGCACACTTGAGAAG AATATTAAAAAGAAGATGTATGGCTGCACAGAGGCCTTCTTGGCAGATGCTAAATGGATTTTGCACAACTGTATTATATACAATGGAG GCAATCACAAACTGACAGCTACAGCTAAAGTGATTGTAAAAATTTGTGAACATGAG ATGAATGAAATTGAAGTTTGTCCTGAGTGTTATCTGTCTGCTTGCCAAAAGAGAGACAACTGGTTTTGTGAGCCTTGT AGTAACCCACACCCTCTAGTGTGGGCCAAGCTGAAAGGATTTCCATTTTGGCCAGCAAAAGCTCTGCGGGACAAAGACGGACAAGTGGACGCTCGCTTCTTTGGTCAACATGACAG GGCATGGGTTCCTTTAAACAACTGCTACCTCATGTCCAAAGAGATTCCATTTTCTGTGAAGAAGACCAAAAGCATCTTCAACAGTGCCATGCAAGAGATGGAGGTTTATGTGGAGAACATGAAGAAGAAGTTTGGAGTTTTCAACTATGCCCCTTTTAGGACACCCTACACTCCTGACAATAATTTTCAGATGCTGCTTGATCCCTCCAACCCCTCGTCCACTCCAGTCAAATCtgacaaacaggagaaaatCAAGCTAAGCTTTGACATGACAGCATCACCCAAGATTCCTTTGGCGAGGACCATGTTGTCTGGGCCTGGGGTGGGAGGGGGCAGTGTTGGCCGGCGCTTCCCACTCAGTGACATGCCTCGCTCCCCCATGAGCACCAACTCCTCTGCTCATACTGGTTCAGATGGGGAACAGGAGACAGCAGACAAGTCACAAGTTAAAGCCACAATCAGCCAATACAGTGCAGGAGAAGACTCCATGGACTGTACAG TATCACCTGCTCCTCCACGACCTGGTCCTGCAGGCAGTTCATTGGACAGCCCTAAACCATTCCACTCTCAAGCTTCTGGTCTTTCTAAGCAGGAGAAGGCACCACAAACAGGAAGCATTCTGAACCTAAATCTAG ATCGAAGCAAAGCAGAAATGGACCTGAAGGAGCTGAGTGAAACAGTTCAGCAGAAGCAAGGAACGACACCAGTCCTCACGTCCCCGAAAAGACAGATTAAGAGTCGTTTCCAGCTGAACCTGGACAAAACCATTGAGAGTTGCAAAGCACAGTTGG gTATTGATGAAATCTCTGTTGACGTATATAAAGGTGTTGAACACAGTGACTCAGAAGACTCTGATAAATCTGAGACGAGTGACAGTGAGTATGCCAGTGATGATGAGCAAAAGACCAAGGATGGCCAGGATGCAGCACCAAATGATGAAGCTCCGAAAGACCCTACTAAAACTAAGGTTAAAGACCAATCTTCCCCAAGGCAAGATAAGGAGGGCAAAGACGATACACTTGTCCCATCTGAGTCTGCAACAGCCGATGCCACTTCAACAGCATTAGACACCCCAtctaatgagaaaataaactcTGATTCAGAAAAAGAGAGCCCAGAGAAGACCAAAGCATCTCCAGCATCACCTGCTCCCAGAGACAAGGCTCATGTGAAAGAAGAAGCAAAGCAGCCTGTGCCAGTAGAAGACTCTGACTCTGAAAGGGAGCTAGTTATTGACCTTGGAGAAGATCAGGgaggcaaagacagaaagaggagcaggaaagaaacTGCCACTGTCAAAGACATGCCCTCTGGTAAATCTGAAG GTAAAGCCCTGACCCCGTCCACGGTACCATCTGAAAACAGTGCAGCACTTTCCACACCCTCCAGCGTTTCCACACAGTCCTCATTGGCCATTCCTGTCAACATGGTCTCCTTCACAACTCCCTCTCCCGCAACCATAAGCCTTACAACTGTGTCCAGTGCTACAGCAACACCcccgtcttcctcctcctcctctttggccTCAACAACTCCAGCATTGAAGAAGCAGCGCCCCCTGCTGCCTAGAGAGACTGTGCCAGTGGTGCAAAGAGCTGTAGTGTGGAATCCTACTGCCAAGTTTCAGACTTCCTCACAGAAATGGCACATGCAGAAGGTGCAGCGTCAGCAACAGAACCAGCAACCTGTGGCAACCACTCAAATTCAGGCATCATCACCCAGGCAAGGCCAATCCCAGGTAGTGACCCAGGCACAGACTGGGAATGTCTCAACAGCAGTATCATCATCCTCAGCACAGCAGTCTTCACAGAGCACTCGTTATCAGACCAGGCAGGCTGTCAAAG CTGTTCAACAAAAAGACGCTCCACTCAGCACATCTACATCCGCTGTCACCCTGGTATCTGGTAGTCCAGCTTCTGTTGCCATGATGGCAGCATCAAGTCTTGGCGCAGCTACCTCATCTTCACCAGTGGCAACAGACCAGTATATCCCCACTGCTTCTGCAGATGTGGCTGCAGACATCgccaaatacacaaataaa ATAATGGATGCAATCAAAGGTACAATGACTGAAATCTACAATGATCTTTCTAAGAGTACTTCAGGGAACACAATAGCTGAG ATAAGACGACTGAgaattgaaatagaaaaattacAATGGCTGCATCAGCAGGAGTTGTCAGAAATGAAGCACAATCTTG AGCTGACAATGGCAGAGATGAGGCAAAGTCTAgaacaggagagggagaggttgGTGACTGAGGTGAAGAAacagatggagatggagaagcAACAAGCAGTAgatgaaacaaagaagaagcagTGGTGTGCTAACTGCAGGAAAGAGGccatcttctactgctgctGGAACACTAGCTACTGTGATTACCCCTGTCAACAAGCTCACTGGCCAGAACACATGAAGTCCTGCACTCAGTCAG CTACAGCCCCACAGCAAGAACCTGAGGCTGAGTCGACAGCAGACCTCCCAAACAAAGGGTTAGGGCAGACTAGCAGTGGCCCAAACACTCTCAGAGACACGCCAGTCTCTGCACCAACAGACAAAGACTGTGACGTGGAGAAGAGTGCTGACAGTGTCGCTGTCACGTTGTCATAA
- the zmynd8 gene encoding protein kinase C-binding protein 1 isoform X8 has translation MHPQSVPEEEEKEIGEEMEISTRSKDTASTERVAQKRKMPSPSHSSNGHSSAETSPCPVKKKKKPGAVSSSKDQDGRNDFYCWLCHREGQVLCCELCPRVYHAKCLKLPAEPEGDWFCPECEKITVAECIETQSKAMMMLTIDQLSYLLKFALQKMKQPGTEPFQKPVSLEQHPDYAEYIFHPMDLCTLEKNIKKKMYGCTEAFLADAKWILHNCIIYNGGNHKLTATAKVIVKICEHEMNEIEVCPECYLSACQKRDNWFCEPCSNPHPLVWAKLKGFPFWPAKALRDKDGQVDARFFGQHDRAWVPLNNCYLMSKEIPFSVKKTKSIFNSAMQEMEVYVENMKKKFGVFNYAPFRTPYTPDNNFQMLLDPSNPSSTPVKSDKQEKIKLSFDMTASPKIPLARTMLSGPGVGGGSVGRRFPLSDMPRSPMSTNSSAHTGSDGEQETADKSQVKATISQYSAGEDSMDCTDRSKAEMDLKELSETVQQKQGTTPVLTSPKRQIKSRFQLNLDKTIESCKAQLGIDEISVDVYKGVEHSDSEDSDKSETSDSEYASDDEQKTKDGQDAAPNDEAPKDPTKTKVKDQSSPRQDKEGKDDTLVPSESATADATSTALDTPSNEKINSDSEKESPEKTKASPASPAPRDKAHVKEEAKQPVPVEDSDSERELVIDLGEDQGGKDRKRSRKETATVKDMPSGKSEGKALTPSTVPSENSAALSTPSSVSTQSSLAIPVNMVSFTTPSPATISLTTVSSATATPPSSSSSSLASTTPALKKQRPLLPRETVPVVQRAVVWNPTAKFQTSSQKWHMQKVQRQQQNQQPQSSQSTRYQTRQAVKAVQQKDAPLSTSTSAVTLVSGSPASVAMMAASSLGAATSSSPVATDQYIPTASADVAADIAKYTNKIMDAIKGTMTEIYNDLSKSTSGNTIAEIRRLRIEIEKLQWLHQQELSEMKHNLELTMAEMRQSLEQERERLVTEVKKQMEMEKQQAVDETKKKQWCANCRKEAIFYCCWNTSYCDYPCQQAHWPEHMKSCTQSATAPQQEPEAESTADLPNKGLGQTSSGPNTLRDTPVSAPTDKDCDVEKSADSVAVTLS, from the exons GACGGCAGGAATGACTTCTACTGCTGGCTGTGCCACCGCGAGGGTCAGGTGCTCTGCTGTGAGCTCTGCCCCAGGGTGTACCACGCCAAGTGCCTCAAACTACCAGCCGAGCCTGAGGGCGACTGGTTCTGTCCGGAGTGTGAG AAAATAACAGTTGCCGAGTGCATAGAGACTCAGAGCAAAGCCATGATGATGCTAACTATAGACCAGCTGTCTTACCTCCTAAAATTTGCCCTTCAGAAGATGAAACAACCAGGT ACTGAACCTTTCCAGAAACCTGTCTCTCTTGAACAGCATCCAGATTATGCGgaatacatttttcatccaATGGATCTTTGCACACTTGAGAAG AATATTAAAAAGAAGATGTATGGCTGCACAGAGGCCTTCTTGGCAGATGCTAAATGGATTTTGCACAACTGTATTATATACAATGGAG GCAATCACAAACTGACAGCTACAGCTAAAGTGATTGTAAAAATTTGTGAACATGAG ATGAATGAAATTGAAGTTTGTCCTGAGTGTTATCTGTCTGCTTGCCAAAAGAGAGACAACTGGTTTTGTGAGCCTTGT AGTAACCCACACCCTCTAGTGTGGGCCAAGCTGAAAGGATTTCCATTTTGGCCAGCAAAAGCTCTGCGGGACAAAGACGGACAAGTGGACGCTCGCTTCTTTGGTCAACATGACAG GGCATGGGTTCCTTTAAACAACTGCTACCTCATGTCCAAAGAGATTCCATTTTCTGTGAAGAAGACCAAAAGCATCTTCAACAGTGCCATGCAAGAGATGGAGGTTTATGTGGAGAACATGAAGAAGAAGTTTGGAGTTTTCAACTATGCCCCTTTTAGGACACCCTACACTCCTGACAATAATTTTCAGATGCTGCTTGATCCCTCCAACCCCTCGTCCACTCCAGTCAAATCtgacaaacaggagaaaatCAAGCTAAGCTTTGACATGACAGCATCACCCAAGATTCCTTTGGCGAGGACCATGTTGTCTGGGCCTGGGGTGGGAGGGGGCAGTGTTGGCCGGCGCTTCCCACTCAGTGACATGCCTCGCTCCCCCATGAGCACCAACTCCTCTGCTCATACTGGTTCAGATGGGGAACAGGAGACAGCAGACAAGTCACAAGTTAAAGCCACAATCAGCCAATACAGTGCAGGAGAAGACTCCATGGACTGTACAG ATCGAAGCAAAGCAGAAATGGACCTGAAGGAGCTGAGTGAAACAGTTCAGCAGAAGCAAGGAACGACACCAGTCCTCACGTCCCCGAAAAGACAGATTAAGAGTCGTTTCCAGCTGAACCTGGACAAAACCATTGAGAGTTGCAAAGCACAGTTGG gTATTGATGAAATCTCTGTTGACGTATATAAAGGTGTTGAACACAGTGACTCAGAAGACTCTGATAAATCTGAGACGAGTGACAGTGAGTATGCCAGTGATGATGAGCAAAAGACCAAGGATGGCCAGGATGCAGCACCAAATGATGAAGCTCCGAAAGACCCTACTAAAACTAAGGTTAAAGACCAATCTTCCCCAAGGCAAGATAAGGAGGGCAAAGACGATACACTTGTCCCATCTGAGTCTGCAACAGCCGATGCCACTTCAACAGCATTAGACACCCCAtctaatgagaaaataaactcTGATTCAGAAAAAGAGAGCCCAGAGAAGACCAAAGCATCTCCAGCATCACCTGCTCCCAGAGACAAGGCTCATGTGAAAGAAGAAGCAAAGCAGCCTGTGCCAGTAGAAGACTCTGACTCTGAAAGGGAGCTAGTTATTGACCTTGGAGAAGATCAGGgaggcaaagacagaaagaggagcaggaaagaaacTGCCACTGTCAAAGACATGCCCTCTGGTAAATCTGAAG GTAAAGCCCTGACCCCGTCCACGGTACCATCTGAAAACAGTGCAGCACTTTCCACACCCTCCAGCGTTTCCACACAGTCCTCATTGGCCATTCCTGTCAACATGGTCTCCTTCACAACTCCCTCTCCCGCAACCATAAGCCTTACAACTGTGTCCAGTGCTACAGCAACACCcccgtcttcctcctcctcctctttggccTCAACAACTCCAGCATTGAAGAAGCAGCGCCCCCTGCTGCCTAGAGAGACTGTGCCAGTGGTGCAAAGAGCTGTAGTGTGGAATCCTACTGCCAAGTTTCAGACTTCCTCACAGAAATGGCACATGCAGAAGGTGCAGCGTCAGCAACAGAACCAGCAACCT CAGTCTTCACAGAGCACTCGTTATCAGACCAGGCAGGCTGTCAAAG CTGTTCAACAAAAAGACGCTCCACTCAGCACATCTACATCCGCTGTCACCCTGGTATCTGGTAGTCCAGCTTCTGTTGCCATGATGGCAGCATCAAGTCTTGGCGCAGCTACCTCATCTTCACCAGTGGCAACAGACCAGTATATCCCCACTGCTTCTGCAGATGTGGCTGCAGACATCgccaaatacacaaataaa ATAATGGATGCAATCAAAGGTACAATGACTGAAATCTACAATGATCTTTCTAAGAGTACTTCAGGGAACACAATAGCTGAG ATAAGACGACTGAgaattgaaatagaaaaattacAATGGCTGCATCAGCAGGAGTTGTCAGAAATGAAGCACAATCTTG AGCTGACAATGGCAGAGATGAGGCAAAGTCTAgaacaggagagggagaggttgGTGACTGAGGTGAAGAAacagatggagatggagaagcAACAAGCAGTAgatgaaacaaagaagaagcagTGGTGTGCTAACTGCAGGAAAGAGGccatcttctactgctgctGGAACACTAGCTACTGTGATTACCCCTGTCAACAAGCTCACTGGCCAGAACACATGAAGTCCTGCACTCAGTCAG CTACAGCCCCACAGCAAGAACCTGAGGCTGAGTCGACAGCAGACCTCCCAAACAAAGGGTTAGGGCAGACTAGCAGTGGCCCAAACACTCTCAGAGACACGCCAGTCTCTGCACCAACAGACAAAGACTGTGACGTGGAGAAGAGTGCTGACAGTGTCGCTGTCACGTTGTCATAA